A window of Mytilus edulis chromosome 10, xbMytEdul2.2, whole genome shotgun sequence contains these coding sequences:
- the LOC139491339 gene encoding protein PIF-like isoform X2: protein MFLVNTFFLLLVLGIQIQRKGIYARPSSDIRRSCPSTGIPQGSQRGVNVRHDNKPVFKIDVGGIQKHGYESGQQYEVNVLAQDPNTQFGDVLLWLQTESDRCKVGKLGATKGLYLQPENCPHMVFKDTKPAAHKFTFKWTAPACGCILIRARVESADKSVYFMEDEDVVNGYLTKRICPQEGSVTLKQMSKQEKYKLLCEVTDGATADDVARRTYVQTRRKVDFSKMPWIEQEAWILVFDQRIFEVQQCCKMIPSEQEGCLSDVRRHRIDKFCAYGESIVPFTDKRRDFMIKRQDECCWRLGEGRYQCFSSGSMMDGTGRHVDAIENMDESDPINDLEDFRTEIGYKLVQSKNDMDDDLQNNRMILTKNEPKNDDNIHSVGKMADKKEIPHDESFSKNKTDDYNELKDDESNENENVDESENLPKEEKQTNNKHKNDLDVITVKLVTSPSRQKKDDITTSTSTFTTETSKVLKRKFQRTKTKLECCDLGKKYGIGNIHGDAWDMCENEAHVTAKQYKAGKRRCKNFFMRCCIEHSKRTIVDVDDDSDDNEDDTEIDELDESKQIVNENENNEKAITNDNDEKVTDDEGDEDNDDIDDNSRRRRKNKNNRKRRRRNKNKKSRSEKSRKRI from the exons ATGTTCCTTGTCAACACTTTCTTCTTACTGTTGGTTTTGGGGATTCAGATACAGCGGAAGG GTATATATGCCCGACCATCGTCGGACATTCGTAGAAGTTGTCCGTCAACCGGCATTCCACAAGGCTCTCAGAGGGGTGTCAATGTCAGACACGACAACAAGCCAGTATTTAAGATAGATGTCGGAGGAATACAGAAACATGGATATGAATCAGGACAACAATATGAAG TCAATGTTTTGGCACAAGATCCAAATACACAGTTTGGAGATGTTCTGCTCTGGTTGCAAACAGAATCGGACAGATGCAAAGTTGGAAAACTCGGTGCAACCAAGGGATTGTATCTTCAACCAGAAAACTGTCCACATATGGTTTTCAAAGACACGAAACCTGCAGCACATAAATTTACTTTCAAGTGGACGGCACCTGCTTGTGGCTGCATACTTATCAG AGCTCGTGTGGAATCTGCTGACAAAAGCGTTTATTTTATGGAAGATGAAGATGTCGTTAATGGTTACCTGACTAAACGAATATGCCCCCAAGAAGGCTCGGTGACATTAAAACAG atGTCGAAACAAGAGAAATACAAACTTCTATGCGAAGTAACGGATGGAGCTACAGCGGATGACGTTGCCAGACGGACGTATGTCCAAACGAGACGAAAGGTGGACTTTAGTAAAATGCCATGGATTGAACAAGAAGCTTGGATACTGGTCTTTGACCAAAGAATATTTGAAGTACAGCAGTGTTGTAAAATG aTTCCCTCTGAGCAAGAGGGCTGCTTGTCTGATGTCAGACGCCACAGGATAGACAAGTTTTGCGCTTATGGAGAGTCCATTGTACCTTTTACTGATAAAAGAAGAGATTTTATGATCAAGAGACAGGATGAATGCTGCTGGAGGCTAG GCGAAGGGAGGTACCAATGTTTTTCAAGTGGCTCTATGATGGACGGAACAGGTCGTCATGTTGATGCCATAGAAAACATGGATGAATCGGACCCTATTAATGATTTGGAGGATTTCCGAACAGAAATTGGTTATAAG cttGTACAATCGAAAAATGATATGGATGATGACCTTCAAAACAACCGAATGATCCTGACAAAGAACGAACCAAAGAATGATGACAATATTCATTCAGTTGGCAAGATGGCCGATAAAAAAGAAATTCCCCATGATGAaagttttagtaaaaataaaacagatgatTACAACGAATTGAAAGACGATGAAAGTAACGAAAACGAAAACGTCGATGAAAGCGAAAACTTACCCAAGGAAGAAAAACAAACGAACAACAAGCATAAAAATGATTTAGATGTAATAACAGTTAAACTTGTTACAAGTCCATCCAGACAAAAAAAGGACGACATCACTACTTCGACATCAACTTTTACAACGGAAACTTCCAAGG tgttgaagagaaaatttcaaagaactaAGACCAAACTTGAGTGTTGTGATCTGGGAAAGAAGTATGGTATTGGTAACATCCATGGTGATGCTTGGGACATGTGTGAAAACGAGGCTCACGTTACAGCAAAACAATACAAAGCCGGAAAGAGACGATGTAAAAACTTCTTTATGCGCTGCTGCATTGAACATTCAAAAAG GACAATTGTAGACGTTGACGACGATTCGGATGACAATGAAGACGATACGGAAATAGATGAATTAGATGAAAGCAAACAAATCGTCAACGAAAATGAAAACAATGAGAAGGCAATAACAAATGATAATGATGAAAAAGTAACGGACGATGAAGGTGACGAGGACAATGATGATATCGATGATAATTCACGCAGACgacgaaaaaacaaaaacaatcgtAAAAGAAGGAGacgaaataaaaataagaaatcaaGGAGTGAAAAATCAAGAAAACGAATCTGa
- the LOC139491339 gene encoding uncharacterized protein isoform X1, with protein sequence MFLVNTFFLLLVLGIQIQRKGIYARPSSDIRRSCPSTGIPQGSQRGVNVRHDNKPVFKIDVGGIQKHGYESGQQYEVNVLAQDPNTQFGDVLLWLQTESDRCKVGKLGATKGLYLQPENCPHMVFKDTKPAAHKFTFKWTAPACGCILIRARVESADKSVYFMEDEDVVNGYLTKRICPQEGSVTLKQMSKQEKYKLLCEVTDGATADDVARRTYVQTRRKVDFSKMPWIEQEAWILVFDQRIFEVQQCCKMIPSEQEGCLSDVRRHRIDKFCAYGESIVPFTDKRRDFMIKRQDECCWRLGEGRYQCFSSGSMMDGTGRHVDAIENMDESDPINDLEDFRTEIGYKLVQSKNDMDDDLQNNRMILTKNEPKNDDNIHSVGKMADKKEIPHDESFSKNKTDDYNELKDDESNENENVDESENLPKEEKQTNNKHKNDLDVITVKLVTSPSRQKKDDITTSTSTFTTETSKVLKRKFQRTKTKLECCDLGKKYGIGNIHGDAWDMCENEAHVTAKQYKAGKRRCKNFFMRCCIEHSKRILTKIRSSTRQIVPRILNHLKILRYFLKVIIPLNGNSKYTYGRKANEVVQLIENLIKKLGNPDSKLAKKLHSPTNGIDNNKEIKRNKLPTTKIKNGISVIDFSSKINNMASEYHEHGMSRD encoded by the exons ATGTTCCTTGTCAACACTTTCTTCTTACTGTTGGTTTTGGGGATTCAGATACAGCGGAAGG GTATATATGCCCGACCATCGTCGGACATTCGTAGAAGTTGTCCGTCAACCGGCATTCCACAAGGCTCTCAGAGGGGTGTCAATGTCAGACACGACAACAAGCCAGTATTTAAGATAGATGTCGGAGGAATACAGAAACATGGATATGAATCAGGACAACAATATGAAG TCAATGTTTTGGCACAAGATCCAAATACACAGTTTGGAGATGTTCTGCTCTGGTTGCAAACAGAATCGGACAGATGCAAAGTTGGAAAACTCGGTGCAACCAAGGGATTGTATCTTCAACCAGAAAACTGTCCACATATGGTTTTCAAAGACACGAAACCTGCAGCACATAAATTTACTTTCAAGTGGACGGCACCTGCTTGTGGCTGCATACTTATCAG AGCTCGTGTGGAATCTGCTGACAAAAGCGTTTATTTTATGGAAGATGAAGATGTCGTTAATGGTTACCTGACTAAACGAATATGCCCCCAAGAAGGCTCGGTGACATTAAAACAG atGTCGAAACAAGAGAAATACAAACTTCTATGCGAAGTAACGGATGGAGCTACAGCGGATGACGTTGCCAGACGGACGTATGTCCAAACGAGACGAAAGGTGGACTTTAGTAAAATGCCATGGATTGAACAAGAAGCTTGGATACTGGTCTTTGACCAAAGAATATTTGAAGTACAGCAGTGTTGTAAAATG aTTCCCTCTGAGCAAGAGGGCTGCTTGTCTGATGTCAGACGCCACAGGATAGACAAGTTTTGCGCTTATGGAGAGTCCATTGTACCTTTTACTGATAAAAGAAGAGATTTTATGATCAAGAGACAGGATGAATGCTGCTGGAGGCTAG GCGAAGGGAGGTACCAATGTTTTTCAAGTGGCTCTATGATGGACGGAACAGGTCGTCATGTTGATGCCATAGAAAACATGGATGAATCGGACCCTATTAATGATTTGGAGGATTTCCGAACAGAAATTGGTTATAAG cttGTACAATCGAAAAATGATATGGATGATGACCTTCAAAACAACCGAATGATCCTGACAAAGAACGAACCAAAGAATGATGACAATATTCATTCAGTTGGCAAGATGGCCGATAAAAAAGAAATTCCCCATGATGAaagttttagtaaaaataaaacagatgatTACAACGAATTGAAAGACGATGAAAGTAACGAAAACGAAAACGTCGATGAAAGCGAAAACTTACCCAAGGAAGAAAAACAAACGAACAACAAGCATAAAAATGATTTAGATGTAATAACAGTTAAACTTGTTACAAGTCCATCCAGACAAAAAAAGGACGACATCACTACTTCGACATCAACTTTTACAACGGAAACTTCCAAGG tgttgaagagaaaatttcaaagaactaAGACCAAACTTGAGTGTTGTGATCTGGGAAAGAAGTATGGTATTGGTAACATCCATGGTGATGCTTGGGACATGTGTGAAAACGAGGCTCACGTTACAGCAAAACAATACAAAGCCGGAAAGAGACGATGTAAAAACTTCTTTATGCGCTGCTGCATTGAACATTCAAAAAG AATTTTAACTAAAATTCGTTCTTCTACCAGACAAATTGTTCCACGCATACTAAATCATCTGAAAATACTAAGATATTTTCTTAAAGTGATTATTCCACTGAACGGAAATTCCAAATACACTTATGGACGAAAGGCCAATGAAGTCGTTCAACTCATTGAAAATCTAATTAAGAAACTTGGTAACCCAGATTCGAAATTAGCCAAAAAATTACACTCACCTACGAATGGCATAGATAATAATAAAGagataaaaagaaacaaactaCCAACTACGAAAATCAAAAATGGGATATCGGTTATAGATTTTTCATCGAAAATAAACAACATGGCTTCGGAGTATCATGAGCATGGCATGTCACGTGACTAA